In a single window of the Streptomyces sp. HUAS ZL42 genome:
- a CDS encoding NUDIX domain-containing protein: MSRIDYFRDPTAPKANSVVPSVTAVVLDDAGRLLIHKTDNDLWALPGGGHDIGERIGDTVIREVSEETGIDVEVDGIVGLCTDPEHVLAYDDGEVRQQFSICFRAHPVGGTLRTSSESKQVRWVCPADLDGLDIHPSMMLRIRHGLDESRQEPYIG, translated from the coding sequence ATGAGCCGGATCGACTACTTCCGTGACCCGACCGCCCCCAAGGCCAACTCGGTGGTGCCCTCGGTCACCGCGGTCGTCCTGGACGACGCAGGGCGGCTGCTCATCCACAAGACCGATAACGATCTGTGGGCACTGCCCGGCGGCGGCCACGATATCGGCGAACGCATCGGCGACACCGTCATCCGTGAGGTCTCAGAAGAGACAGGCATAGACGTTGAGGTAGACGGCATCGTGGGGCTCTGCACGGACCCTGAACATGTGCTGGCGTATGACGACGGAGAGGTCCGGCAACAGTTCTCCATCTGCTTCCGAGCGCACCCCGTGGGCGGCACCCTGCGCACGAGCAGCGAGTCAAAACAGGTCCGCTGGGTCTGCCCAGCGGACCTGGACGGACTAGACATTCACCCGTCGATGATGCTGCGCATCCGACACGGCCTCGACGAATCGCGACAAGAGCCCTACATCGGCTGA
- a CDS encoding tyrosine-type recombinase/integrase codes for MALAESRRSDLWQAMRRGEAFRIADGLPESEVRAEASAEQAREELPWFAFCREYMAMRWPTAAAKTREGIADGLAAVTLALVEQETKMPSPEELRLAFRWAVIPKNAELDPPEELEDAYRWMSKNSLLVSSLEDPKILRDVQYRLSFKLDGTPAAGETSRRRRRALNTAVEYAIECKLLTENPLAAIKKVKSASSDRVDPRVLVNKTQAAQLVASVSYVGTWDRKKGWRLVGFYAVMYFAGLRPSEAVGLRKADCFLPEKGWGVLTLHDTHPVSGKQWTDSGEGHDRRGLKSREAKEDRPVPIPPPLVAMLRAHLEEFGTAEDGRLFTNERGGLVGSSTYWRVWRDAREYALPPDLQASILGGRPYDLRHTCITTWLNAGVPVAEVARRVGNSPEVIHRVYEGCIYGQEETMNKKIEAELDWPDDLV; via the coding sequence GTGGCGCTTGCAGAGAGCCGTAGATCTGACCTGTGGCAGGCAATGCGCCGTGGCGAGGCATTCCGCATCGCGGACGGGCTGCCTGAATCCGAGGTACGGGCCGAGGCCAGCGCGGAGCAAGCCCGGGAGGAACTGCCTTGGTTCGCGTTCTGTCGCGAGTACATGGCGATGCGCTGGCCAACCGCCGCGGCCAAGACCCGTGAGGGCATCGCCGACGGGCTCGCCGCGGTGACGTTGGCTCTGGTAGAGCAGGAAACGAAAATGCCGTCGCCGGAGGAGCTGCGTCTCGCCTTCCGGTGGGCGGTCATTCCCAAGAACGCCGAACTTGACCCGCCGGAGGAACTTGAAGACGCCTACCGGTGGATGTCCAAGAATTCACTTCTCGTCTCCTCGCTGGAAGACCCGAAGATTCTTCGCGATGTTCAGTATCGGCTCTCCTTCAAACTGGACGGCACCCCCGCGGCGGGGGAGACATCCCGTCGTCGTAGGCGCGCGCTCAATACCGCGGTTGAATACGCCATCGAGTGCAAGCTTCTAACGGAGAATCCACTCGCCGCTATCAAGAAAGTGAAGAGTGCTTCATCGGACCGCGTGGACCCCCGCGTCCTTGTGAACAAGACGCAGGCTGCTCAACTCGTCGCTTCGGTCTCATACGTTGGGACATGGGACCGTAAGAAGGGTTGGCGCCTGGTTGGCTTCTACGCGGTCATGTACTTCGCGGGGCTCCGACCGAGTGAGGCTGTGGGGCTCAGGAAGGCTGATTGCTTCCTCCCGGAGAAGGGGTGGGGCGTTCTGACGCTTCACGACACACACCCCGTGTCGGGGAAGCAGTGGACAGACAGTGGAGAGGGCCACGACAGGCGCGGCCTGAAGTCGAGAGAGGCCAAGGAGGACCGGCCGGTCCCGATCCCGCCACCACTCGTGGCCATGCTCCGCGCCCACCTCGAGGAGTTCGGCACGGCCGAGGATGGGCGGCTCTTCACGAACGAGCGGGGCGGTCTCGTGGGCAGCAGCACCTATTGGCGCGTGTGGCGGGACGCTCGGGAGTACGCCCTCCCGCCGGACCTTCAGGCTTCCATCCTCGGGGGACGGCCGTACGACCTCCGGCACACCTGCATCACGACTTGGCTGAACGCTGGCGTGCCCGTGGCAGAGGTCGCCCGGCGCGTCGGCAACTCGCCCGAAGTGATCCACCGCGTCTATGAAGGGTGCATCTACGGCCAGGAGGAGACCATGAACAAGAAGATCGAGGCGGAACTCGATTGGCCAGACGACCTCGTGTGA
- a CDS encoding DUF262 domain-containing protein, which produces MRLRKSDLEVEVLYNRIRRGDLDLQPDYQRGEVWDTARRQRLVDTILRGWYVPAIHVVRDDAGFESILDGQQRLRTIQAFMNNVFRFSAKIEPPSEELEPYDGYFFDQLPETLKKRFQRFEISVVTLTDYEPAEPSELFFRLNQQYALTPSEKRNALFGAARDQVKDVVSTLVEAGLLKREVVGFSNGRLAYDDVMARVCVALEEGTLRRQLSNTYIEQFYRSNDFSPSVIRRACDAGIALGATLGGRKIMRFNKATLFTWLVFTDHVIQTTGESIPEKFIRNFEGLRTGTVTPELPITELGPTIEPDLIGVVKAYNDRSSYRVLDVSSVLLRDFALHILHEAFRSAGRGRFADISARLKSSDDAEHEMLAEIERINWGADL; this is translated from the coding sequence GTGAGGCTACGCAAGTCTGACCTCGAAGTCGAAGTGCTGTACAACCGCATCAGACGCGGTGATCTCGATCTTCAACCCGACTATCAACGCGGCGAAGTCTGGGATACTGCTCGCCGACAACGTCTGGTCGACACGATCTTGCGCGGATGGTACGTACCTGCCATTCATGTAGTACGCGATGACGCGGGCTTCGAATCTATTTTGGATGGACAACAGCGGCTCCGCACGATCCAGGCTTTCATGAATAACGTGTTCCGCTTTTCCGCCAAAATTGAACCACCGAGCGAGGAGCTGGAACCTTATGATGGTTACTTTTTCGACCAGCTTCCAGAAACCCTGAAGAAGAGGTTTCAGCGCTTCGAGATCAGCGTGGTAACGCTGACGGACTATGAACCCGCCGAGCCCTCAGAACTATTCTTTCGCCTCAATCAGCAGTACGCCTTGACTCCTTCAGAAAAGCGCAACGCTCTATTTGGCGCAGCTCGAGACCAGGTGAAGGACGTCGTTTCCACCCTTGTCGAAGCAGGTCTCCTGAAACGCGAGGTTGTAGGCTTCTCAAACGGCAGGCTGGCGTACGACGATGTAATGGCCAGGGTGTGTGTTGCCCTTGAAGAGGGAACCCTCCGACGCCAGTTGAGCAACACATACATTGAACAGTTCTACAGGTCCAATGATTTCAGCCCATCCGTAATACGGCGCGCTTGCGACGCCGGCATCGCCCTGGGGGCCACCCTCGGCGGCCGAAAGATCATGAGGTTTAACAAAGCAACACTATTCACCTGGCTAGTCTTCACAGATCACGTAATCCAAACTACAGGGGAAAGCATCCCAGAGAAGTTCATCAGGAACTTCGAGGGTCTAAGGACAGGCACCGTCACTCCGGAACTACCGATAACAGAACTCGGCCCCACTATCGAGCCAGATCTAATCGGCGTAGTAAAAGCCTACAACGACAGGTCTTCCTATCGAGTGCTTGACGTCTCTTCGGTTCTGTTGCGCGACTTCGCGCTACACATACTGCATGAGGCATTCAGGTCGGCCGGTCGGGGGCGCTTTGCCGATATCTCCGCGAGATTGAAGTCATCGGATGATGCAGAGCATGAAATGCTCGCGGAGATCGAGAGGATCAACTGGGGGGCCGATCTGTGA
- a CDS encoding GntR family transcriptional regulator, with protein MPQASPRGTYLQVSESLRQQIESGDAGDALPSEAALMSSHGVSRNTVRRALKVLEVDGVVESASGIGWRVVRGGDRRSLVQRLTDLIAEDSLSVGDSYPSEARLCERFGVSRTAVRRVLGQMEGNGLLSTIHGKGRTVRALPTPPLQS; from the coding sequence GTGCCGCAGGCCAGTCCGCGAGGTACCTACTTGCAGGTCTCTGAGTCGCTACGACAACAGATCGAATCGGGTGACGCGGGTGACGCCTTGCCTTCAGAGGCCGCGTTGATGAGTTCACACGGCGTGTCCCGCAACACCGTGCGCCGCGCTCTAAAGGTGTTGGAGGTGGACGGCGTTGTCGAGTCAGCCTCCGGTATCGGTTGGCGCGTTGTCCGGGGCGGTGACCGACGCTCCCTCGTGCAGCGATTGACCGATCTGATCGCAGAGGACTCGCTCTCTGTGGGTGACTCATACCCCTCTGAAGCGAGGCTCTGTGAACGGTTTGGAGTCTCCCGCACGGCCGTGCGTCGTGTGCTCGGCCAGATGGAAGGAAACGGGTTGCTCTCCACCATCCACGGCAAGGGGCGAACCGTACGTGCTCTCCCGACACCTCCCCTCCAGTCGTAG